A genomic window from Panthera tigris isolate Pti1 chromosome B4, P.tigris_Pti1_mat1.1, whole genome shotgun sequence includes:
- the NFYB gene encoding nuclear transcription factor Y subunit beta: protein MDGDSATTDASQLGISADYIGGSHYVIQPHDDTEDSMNDHEDTNGSKESFREQDIYLPIANVARIMKNAIPQTGKIAKDAKECVQECVSEFISFITSEASERCHQEKRKTINGEDILFAMSTLGFDSYVEPLKLYLQKFREAMKGEKGIGGAVTTTDGLSEELTEEAFTNQLPAGLITADGQQQNVMVYTTSYQQISGVQQIQFS, encoded by the exons ATGGATGGCGACAGTGCTACAACAGACGCTTCTCAGCTGGGCATCTCTGCGGACTACATCGGGGGAAGCCACTATGTGATACAGCCCCACGATG atacGGAGGACAGCATGAATGATCATGAAGACACAAATGGTTCAAAAGAAAGTTTCAGAGAACAAGATATATATCTTCCAATTGCAAACGTAGCAAGGATAATGAAAAACGCCATACCTCAAACGGGAAAG attgcAAAAGATGCCAAAGAATGTGTTCAGGAATGTGTAAGTGAGTTCATCAGCTTTATAACATCTGAAGCAAGTGAAAGATGCCATCAGGAGAAACGGAAGACAATCAACGGAGAAGATATTCTCTTTGCCATGTCTACCTTAGGCTTCGACAGTTATGTAGAACCTCTAAAATTATACCTTCAGAAATTCAGAGAG GCtatgaaaggagagaaaggaattgGTGGAGCAGTCACAACTACAGATGGATTAAGTGAAGAACTTACAGAGGAGGCATTTA CTAACCAGTTACCAGCTGGCTTAATAACTGCAGATGGTCAACAACAGAATGTTATGGTTTATACAACATCATATCAACAG ATTTCTGGTGTTCAGCAAATTCAGTTTTCATGA